The following are from one region of the Tenacibaculum dicentrarchi genome:
- a CDS encoding AAA family ATPase, which translates to MPKNQKKYIITGAPGTGKTTLINLLKNRFSCMDEVSRKVITEEQQNNRNGMPWADINRFSELVFTRTKKELLTSDAQFCDRSVLDLEAYLSVEKKEIPDYLKNFCYKKNYHKTVFFTPTWFAIYQQDPQRLQEFDYCLKLEKSLLEHYKSKGFKIIILPRFSAIKRKKLILDSIF; encoded by the coding sequence ATGCCTAAAAACCAAAAGAAATATATTATTACTGGCGCTCCTGGAACTGGAAAAACAACCTTGATTAATCTTTTAAAAAATCGCTTTTCTTGTATGGATGAAGTTTCAAGAAAGGTAATTACAGAGGAACAACAAAATAACCGAAACGGCATGCCTTGGGCTGATATTAATCGGTTTTCAGAATTAGTTTTCACCCGTACAAAAAAAGAATTATTAACTTCGGATGCCCAATTTTGTGATCGGTCGGTGTTAGATTTAGAGGCGTATTTATCCGTAGAAAAAAAAGAAATACCTGATTATTTAAAAAATTTCTGCTATAAAAAAAACTACCACAAAACCGTGTTTTTTACCCCTACTTGGTTTGCTATTTACCAACAAGATCCACAGCGATTACAAGAATTTGACTATTGTTTGAAATTAGAAAAATCGCTTTTAGAACACTATAAAAGTAAAGGCTTTAAAATCATTATACTACCTCGTTTTTCGGCTATAAAAAGAAAAAAACTCATTTTAGATTCTATCTTTTAA
- the cbiB gene encoding adenosylcobinamide-phosphate synthase CbiB, whose protein sequence is MALNSIYILIIAFLLDLIFGDPKKLPHLIVAFGNSISFGEKWLNKKNNQFLKGAFLTIFLVSISFVAPYFIIKWLNAADFKILANIFSVLMLFYCLANKTLVKEGYAVFNTLKNEGLEAGRKRLSWIVGRETTNLNEQQIRIATFETMSENLSDGIIAPLFYFLIFGVPGAMAYKMINTFDSMIGYKSNRYFWFGKFSAKLDDVVNYIPARITAILMLVVQNKISGISFVFNEGKKHSSPNAGYPEAALAYILNCQFGGSNYYHGKLVEKPFIGTNNRIIKHEEIKIVHQINYKVSILFVLLMISVFLLTVKYA, encoded by the coding sequence ATGGCTTTAAATTCAATATATATTTTAATTATTGCTTTTTTGTTAGATTTAATCTTTGGCGACCCAAAAAAATTACCGCATCTTATTGTCGCTTTTGGAAACAGTATTTCTTTTGGTGAAAAATGGCTTAATAAAAAAAATAATCAATTTTTAAAAGGTGCTTTTTTAACCATTTTTTTAGTGAGTATTTCTTTTGTCGCTCCATATTTCATTATTAAATGGCTAAATGCTGCCGATTTTAAAATTTTAGCGAACATATTTTCAGTACTGATGTTATTTTATTGTCTTGCAAATAAAACGTTAGTTAAAGAAGGATATGCTGTTTTTAACACCTTAAAAAATGAAGGTTTAGAAGCAGGAAGAAAACGTTTATCATGGATTGTTGGGCGAGAAACCACCAATTTAAACGAACAACAAATCAGAATTGCTACTTTTGAAACCATGTCGGAAAATTTAAGCGATGGTATTATTGCTCCGTTATTTTATTTTTTAATTTTCGGTGTTCCTGGTGCAATGGCTTATAAAATGATAAATACTTTCGATTCTATGATTGGTTATAAAAGTAATCGATATTTTTGGTTTGGAAAATTTTCCGCAAAATTAGATGATGTTGTCAATTATATTCCTGCCCGAATTACTGCAATATTAATGTTAGTTGTGCAAAATAAAATCAGCGGAATTTCTTTTGTTTTTAATGAAGGAAAAAAACACAGTAGCCCAAATGCTGGTTACCCTGAAGCTGCTTTGGCGTATATTTTAAATTGCCAATTTGGAGGCTCTAATTATTATCATGGTAAATTAGTTGAAAAACCTTTTATCGGAACTAATAACCGAATAATTAAACATGAAGAAATTAAAATAGTACATCAAATTAATTATAAAGTAAGCATATTGTTTGTTTTATTGATGATTAGTGTGTTTTTGCTTACCGTAAAATATGCCTAA
- a CDS encoding pyridoxal phosphate-dependent aminotransferase, with amino-acid sequence MLNGHGDDLHLIKGEIKHNFSSNVYYKGCPENLLSHISKNIPLIQSYPSPTASELNILAAKKFDLKSENFLFTNGATEAFYLIAQLFSDKKTAIVAPTFSEYEDSCKIFKLDYQLISRDRINQTNADLIFICNPNNPTGAIFSSEELALLFQQKPNTIFVIDEAYIEFTNSAKSIVSLIKELNNLIIVRSLTKTFTIPGLRLGYIISNDKLIASLLNLKMPWSVNLLAVKAGEFIFNNYKTLQFNVTELISETTQFKNQLENLKGIKVCKSNTSYFLVEILNDKKASDLKAHLIEKHQILIRDATNFKKLNGEYIRLSTQNKSANNTLIQALKEWL; translated from the coding sequence ATGTTAAACGGACATGGAGATGACCTTCATTTAATTAAAGGAGAAATTAAACACAATTTTAGCTCGAACGTATATTATAAAGGATGCCCAGAAAATTTACTTTCACATATTTCAAAAAACATTCCTTTAATTCAAAGTTACCCCTCGCCCACTGCAAGCGAATTAAATATTTTGGCGGCTAAAAAATTCGATTTAAAAAGCGAAAACTTTTTATTTACCAATGGTGCAACTGAAGCTTTTTATTTGATAGCTCAATTATTTTCTGATAAAAAAACGGCTATTGTTGCTCCTACTTTTTCGGAATATGAGGATTCTTGTAAAATTTTCAAATTAGATTATCAATTAATTTCTAGAGATAGAATAAACCAAACAAATGCCGACCTTATTTTTATTTGTAATCCTAATAATCCTACGGGAGCTATTTTTTCATCCGAAGAATTAGCATTGTTATTTCAACAAAAACCAAATACTATTTTTGTTATTGATGAAGCTTATATCGAGTTTACAAACAGTGCAAAATCAATTGTTTCATTAATAAAAGAGCTTAATAATTTAATAATCGTTCGTTCATTGACAAAAACATTTACCATTCCTGGTTTACGTTTGGGTTATATTATTTCTAATGATAAATTAATAGCATCACTTTTAAATTTAAAAATGCCTTGGAGCGTTAATTTATTGGCAGTAAAAGCGGGTGAATTTATCTTTAACAATTATAAAACGCTTCAATTTAATGTTACTGAATTAATTTCAGAAACTACGCAATTTAAAAATCAACTTGAAAATTTAAAGGGCATAAAAGTTTGTAAAAGTAATACGTCTTATTTTTTAGTAGAAATTTTAAATGATAAAAAAGCAAGTGATTTAAAAGCGCATTTAATTGAAAAACATCAAATTTTAATTAGAGATGCTACTAATTTTAAAAAATTAAACGGCGAATATATTCGATTATCGACACAAAATAAATCGGCAAATAACACTTTAATTCAAGCTTTAAAAGAATGGCTTTAA
- a CDS encoding cobyric acid synthase, whose translation MKNLHPIMLVGTGSDVGKSWITTGICRWLKQKGYNPAPFKAQNMSLNSFSTPDNLEIGRAQAVQAEACGILPTVEMNPILLKPSSLNKSQIVLHGKPIGNQTAKEYFLGDNKKQLFEEAKKAFKKLTAKHNPIVIEGAGSISELNLKHRDIVNMPMAAAANACVYLIADIDKGGVFGSVYGTIELLEPWERKLIKGIIINKFRGDPDLFIEGKKKLEELTNIPLLGILPYATDIIIEEEDSVALNKRATTATDNKLNIAVVRLHYMSNYTDFQVLEQEPLINLYFTRDSEELKKADIIIIPGTKNTIEDLIALKKDNLDTVIKEQYKHVPVLGICGGYQMLGKTINDPFSVESEIKSEKGLGLFDIETTLSKTKQTIQRSFYFKDKKELCEGYEIHMGETIVPKNKHLNYINGKKTEKKEGYFDGNKSWGTYLHGIFDNQEIVTELLRIKYPDAKAINYKNFKAKQFDKLADWINENLDMKAIIKNSTKEC comes from the coding sequence ATGAAAAACCTACACCCTATTATGTTAGTCGGCACAGGCTCTGATGTTGGTAAAAGCTGGATAACTACAGGAATTTGTAGGTGGCTAAAACAAAAAGGATATAATCCAGCACCTTTTAAAGCACAAAATATGTCATTAAACAGTTTTTCTACACCCGATAATCTTGAAATTGGAAGGGCGCAAGCTGTACAAGCAGAAGCCTGTGGTATTTTACCAACTGTAGAAATGAATCCGATTTTATTAAAACCTTCTTCTTTAAATAAATCGCAAATTGTTTTACATGGAAAACCAATTGGCAATCAAACTGCAAAAGAATATTTTTTAGGCGATAATAAAAAACAACTGTTTGAAGAAGCTAAAAAAGCCTTTAAAAAATTAACTGCAAAACACAATCCTATTGTTATAGAAGGTGCAGGAAGTATCAGCGAATTAAATTTAAAACACAGAGATATTGTAAATATGCCCATGGCGGCGGCGGCAAATGCTTGTGTTTATTTAATTGCCGATATTGATAAAGGCGGCGTATTTGGTAGCGTATATGGAACCATTGAATTATTAGAACCTTGGGAACGTAAACTTATAAAAGGTATTATAATTAATAAATTTAGAGGCGATCCTGATTTATTTATCGAAGGAAAAAAGAAGTTAGAAGAACTTACAAATATTCCTTTATTAGGAATTTTACCCTATGCTACAGATATTATTATCGAAGAAGAAGATTCTGTTGCTTTAAATAAAAGAGCTACTACGGCAACGGATAATAAATTAAATATTGCAGTAGTAAGACTTCATTACATGTCTAATTACACCGATTTTCAAGTATTAGAACAAGAACCGCTTATCAATTTATATTTTACAAGAGATTCCGAAGAACTTAAAAAGGCTGATATAATTATTATACCAGGTACAAAAAATACTATTGAAGATTTAATCGCTTTAAAAAAAGATAATTTAGATACCGTTATAAAAGAACAATACAAACACGTTCCTGTTTTGGGTATTTGTGGCGGATATCAAATGTTAGGCAAAACAATTAACGACCCTTTTTCTGTAGAAAGTGAAATTAAATCGGAAAAAGGTTTGGGTTTATTTGATATTGAAACCACCCTTTCTAAAACTAAACAAACCATACAACGCAGTTTTTATTTTAAAGATAAAAAGGAACTTTGTGAAGGTTACGAAATTCATATGGGCGAAACAATTGTGCCGAAAAATAAGCATCTAAATTATATCAACGGAAAAAAAACAGAAAAAAAAGAAGGTTATTTTGATGGAAATAAAAGCTGGGGAACCTATTTACACGGTATTTTTGATAATCAAGAAATAGTAACCGAATTATTACGCATAAAATACCCTGATGCTAAGGCTATAAATTATAAAAATTTTAAAGCTAAACAATTTGATAAATTAGCCGATTGGATTAATGAAAATTTAGACATGAAAGCCATCATAAAAAACAGCACAAAAGAATGTTAA
- a CDS encoding transposase, translating into MEKFNNKYRIPSARLQNWDYGNNGAYFITICTAGNQHFFGDIKNKELHFNNLGKLAEKYWLEIPNRFSFITLGNFVIMPNHMHGILIIDKFSSDISESFVQTQSVETRLIASLPPDSKIGGITGNTNPMFHQNISRIIRWYKGCCTYEIRKIHTDFSWQPRFYDHIIRNSKAFDKIQNYIENNPVNWNEDKFYR; encoded by the coding sequence ATGGAAAAATTTAATAATAAATATCGCATACCATCAGCACGGTTACAAAATTGGGATTACGGAAATAATGGTGCATATTTTATAACCATTTGTACGGCAGGAAATCAACATTTTTTTGGTGATATAAAAAATAAAGAGCTACATTTTAATAACCTCGGAAAATTAGCAGAAAAATATTGGCTTGAAATTCCTAATCGTTTTTCGTTTATTACATTAGGTAACTTTGTAATTATGCCCAATCATATGCACGGTATATTAATTATTGATAAATTTTCATCCGATATTTCCGAATCATTCGTACAGACGCAATCCGTAGAGACGCGATTAATCGCGTCTCTACCCCCTGACTCAAAAATAGGTGGAATAACAGGCAACACAAACCCGATGTTTCATCAAAATATATCACGAATTATTAGATGGTATAAAGGATGTTGTACTTATGAGATACGTAAAATTCACACCGATTTTTCGTGGCAACCACGGTTTTACGACCATATTATTAGAAATTCAAAGGCGTTTGATAAAATTCAGAATTATATAGAAAATAATCCCGTCAATTGGAATGAGGATAAATTTTATAGATAA
- a CDS encoding type I restriction endonuclease subunit R, with protein MKTESEQELENKLIQQLIGLGYKKAVINTEEQLVNNLKTQLETHNNTQFTDNEFKRILIHLSKGNIFDKANTLRELKYDLLKDNGKKEYIEFINQNHWCKNQFQVTHQVTIHGKRENRYDVTILINGLPLVQIELKKRGIELKEAFNQICRYQQDSFASNHSLFNYIQLFVISNGENTKYFANTFKGSKMPSYKFTSYWSDVKNKRITQLHKFADIFLTPCHIAKMITKYIVLHQSDGILMALRPYQFHAVEAIIDRVKNSEKNGYIWHTTGSGKTLTSFKASQILTNNPNVKKVVFVVDRQDLDHQTVKEFRAFDKESIDSTADTKTLVKHFLDNSRPLIVTTIQKLNVAIKKSVFKNQIATLKDEKIVFIFDECHRSQFGDTHKAIVRFFTNHQLFGFTGTPIFEKNALSVKSVKQTTVNLFDECLHKYVITDAIRDENVLKFSIEYYNVFKKKVSENEEDTPEDDIKVEGIDTQEVFESDAYIKTVGNFILKNHYAKTNSKKFTAIFCVSSIDTLIKYYNYFKAEKEAGKHRYKIATIFSYNPNPPRAVIDGNIDGTIEEEDVSDTAPVNQSARDKLDEFIDDYNSMFKEKHSANDAKSFLNYKNNIADRVRNKDIDILLVVNMFLTGFDSKTLNTLYVDKNLKYHGLIQAFSRTNRILDKHKTQGNIVTFRNLKQNTDDAVRLFSNQSAKESITIAPYSEQLAFFEEAYAKLIAITPIPDDVSNLVTELDELNFAKAFRNVVRLKNILNSFTQFSFDEISMEEQEFYSFSSKYQDLDDKIKNDRKKNKVSILNEIDFEISLLHKDEINVTYIMRLLNQLKDANPKEKSKQKKEILDLLAGESTLRSKRELIVQFIENNLPNISDDADIEAVFKTYWQEESKKALQKLSTTEALHQNKVEIIINDYLFTGKMATEDEVLNTLKKQPSILHRETIGNRIIEKIKDFIQTFINGMDA; from the coding sequence ATGAAAACAGAATCAGAACAAGAATTAGAAAACAAATTAATACAGCAGTTAATAGGTTTAGGGTATAAAAAAGCGGTTATAAATACCGAAGAACAACTAGTAAATAATCTTAAAACACAATTAGAAACTCATAATAATACACAATTTACTGATAACGAGTTTAAACGCATTTTAATCCACCTTAGCAAAGGAAATATTTTTGATAAAGCAAACACCTTGCGAGAGTTAAAATACGATTTGCTAAAAGACAACGGAAAAAAAGAATACATCGAATTTATCAATCAAAATCATTGGTGTAAAAATCAGTTTCAAGTAACGCACCAAGTAACAATACACGGCAAACGTGAAAACCGTTACGATGTTACTATTTTAATAAACGGTTTGCCTTTGGTACAAATAGAGCTTAAAAAAAGAGGCATCGAACTAAAGGAGGCTTTTAATCAAATATGCCGTTATCAACAAGATTCTTTTGCCTCTAATCATTCGTTGTTCAATTATATACAGCTTTTTGTAATTAGCAACGGCGAGAACACCAAATATTTTGCCAATACTTTTAAAGGTAGTAAAATGCCGAGCTATAAATTTACTTCTTATTGGAGCGATGTAAAAAATAAACGAATTACACAGCTTCATAAATTTGCTGATATTTTTTTAACGCCCTGTCATATTGCCAAAATGATAACCAAGTATATTGTGTTGCATCAATCGGACGGTATTTTAATGGCGTTGCGTCCTTATCAGTTTCATGCGGTCGAAGCAATTATTGACAGAGTAAAAAACTCAGAAAAAAACGGCTATATTTGGCACACCACAGGTTCAGGAAAAACATTGACTTCTTTTAAAGCCAGTCAAATACTTACCAATAATCCGAATGTAAAAAAAGTGGTATTTGTTGTTGACCGTCAAGATTTAGACCACCAAACAGTTAAAGAATTTCGAGCCTTCGACAAAGAAAGCATCGACAGTACTGCCGATACAAAAACATTAGTAAAACATTTTTTAGATAATAGTCGACCTTTAATAGTTACAACCATTCAAAAATTAAATGTTGCTATTAAAAAATCTGTGTTTAAAAATCAGATAGCTACTTTAAAGGACGAAAAAATAGTTTTTATTTTTGATGAGTGCCATCGCTCGCAATTTGGCGACACTCACAAAGCAATTGTACGTTTTTTTACTAATCATCAATTATTCGGTTTTACAGGAACGCCAATTTTCGAAAAAAATGCCCTAAGCGTAAAAAGTGTAAAACAAACTACGGTGAATCTTTTTGATGAATGTTTGCATAAATATGTAATTACAGATGCTATCCGTGATGAAAATGTCTTAAAATTTTCGATAGAGTATTATAATGTCTTTAAAAAAAAGGTCTCCGAAAATGAAGAGGATACTCCCGAAGATGATATTAAAGTCGAAGGAATTGACACCCAAGAAGTTTTTGAAAGTGATGCCTATATAAAAACGGTAGGGAATTTTATTTTAAAAAATCATTACGCAAAAACAAACAGCAAAAAATTTACAGCGATATTTTGTGTGAGTTCTATTGATACACTAATAAAATATTACAATTATTTTAAAGCTGAAAAAGAAGCAGGAAAACATCGCTATAAAATAGCAACTATATTTTCTTATAACCCCAATCCGCCCAGAGCTGTTATTGATGGAAATATTGACGGAACTATTGAAGAAGAAGATGTAAGCGATACTGCGCCTGTAAATCAATCGGCACGTGATAAATTAGACGAGTTTATTGACGACTATAATAGTATGTTTAAAGAAAAGCATTCCGCAAACGATGCCAAAAGTTTTTTGAACTATAAAAATAACATCGCCGATAGGGTAAGAAATAAAGACATTGATATTTTACTGGTGGTAAATATGTTTTTAACAGGCTTTGATAGTAAAACTTTAAATACCTTATATGTTGATAAAAATTTAAAATATCATGGCTTAATACAGGCATTCTCACGAACCAACAGAATTTTAGACAAGCATAAAACACAGGGTAATATTGTTACTTTCCGAAATTTAAAACAAAATACCGATGACGCAGTTCGTTTGTTTTCGAATCAATCGGCAAAAGAAAGCATTACTATTGCACCTTATAGCGAACAGCTTGCTTTTTTTGAAGAAGCCTACGCAAAACTTATTGCCATCACTCCTATTCCTGACGATGTAAGTAATTTGGTTACTGAGCTAGACGAATTAAATTTTGCAAAAGCTTTTAGAAATGTTGTAAGGCTTAAAAATATTTTAAATTCGTTTACGCAATTTTCTTTTGATGAAATTTCTATGGAAGAACAAGAGTTTTATAGTTTTTCAAGTAAATATCAAGATTTAGATGATAAAATAAAAAATGACCGCAAAAAAAATAAGGTTTCTATTTTAAATGAAATAGATTTTGAAATTTCGCTGTTACATAAAGATGAAATAAATGTAACCTATATAATGAGGCTATTAAATCAACTAAAAGATGCAAATCCTAAAGAAAAATCCAAGCAGAAAAAAGAAATTTTAGATTTATTGGCAGGAGAATCGACCTTGCGTAGTAAACGAGAATTAATTGTGCAATTTATCGAAAATAATTTGCCAAATATTTCTGATGATGCCGATATTGAAGCAGTTTTTAAAACCTACTGGCAAGAGGAATCGAAAAAAGCATTGCAAAAATTAAGTACCACCGAAGCACTGCACCAAAATAAAGTAGAAATTATTATTAACGATTATCTGTTTACAGGAAAAATGGCAACCGAAGACGAAGTTTTAAATACACTAAAAAAACAACCGAGTATTTTACATCGTGAAACAATCGGTAACAGAATTATCGAAAAAATAAAAGATTTTATTCAAACGTTTATAAATGGTATGGATGCCTAA
- a CDS encoding restriction endonuclease subunit S, whose product MDNKKLIPNLRFPEFNNSWEEKRLEEITTKISDGIHSTPKYNNSGKYYFINGNNLVNGKIKVNSNTKKVSTNEFDKHKRDLNSNTLLLSINGTIGNLAYYNNESIILGKSASYINIEKKYPVSYYYYILQSPRIKKYFLSELTGSTIKNLSLKTIKNCRLYSPQLSEQEKIASFLTDVDSKLTQLTKKKALLENYKKGVMQKIFNQKIRFKDNKGNNFPKWEEKTLGEVLDYEQPTKYIVSSTEYQNNFKTPVLTAGKTFLLGHTNEVNNIFTNLPVIIFDDFTMANKFVDFDFKVKSSAMKILKPKSSKINLKFIYESIQLIKYPKGDEHKRFWISEYSKINIKYPCLEEQEKIANFLSEIDNKIKTLNTNIENNKVFKKGLLQKMFV is encoded by the coding sequence ATGGATAATAAAAAATTAATTCCTAATTTAAGATTTCCTGAGTTTAATAATTCGTGGGAAGAAAAAAGGTTAGAAGAAATTACAACCAAAATTAGTGATGGTATTCATTCTACTCCTAAATATAATAACTCAGGTAAATATTATTTTATAAACGGTAATAATTTAGTTAATGGTAAAATAAAAGTAAATTCTAACACTAAAAAAGTTTCTACTAATGAATTTGATAAACATAAAAGAGATTTAAATTCAAATACTTTATTATTATCTATAAATGGTACAATAGGTAACTTAGCTTATTACAATAACGAATCAATAATACTAGGTAAAAGTGCTAGTTATATAAATATTGAAAAAAAATACCCTGTATCATACTATTATTATATTCTTCAAAGTCCAAGAATTAAAAAATATTTTTTATCTGAATTAACAGGAAGCACAATTAAAAACCTTTCATTAAAGACTATTAAAAATTGCCGATTATATTCACCTCAACTTTCAGAGCAAGAAAAAATCGCATCATTTTTAACTGACGTAGATAGTAAGCTAACGCAATTAACAAAAAAGAAAGCCTTATTAGAAAACTACAAAAAAGGCGTGATGCAAAAAATCTTTAATCAAAAAATAAGATTTAAAGATAACAAAGGAAATAACTTCCCTAAATGGGAGGAGAAAACTTTAGGAGAAGTTTTAGATTATGAACAACCAACAAAATATATTGTTTCATCTACAGAGTATCAAAATAATTTTAAAACACCTGTGTTAACTGCTGGTAAAACTTTTTTACTTGGTCATACAAATGAAGTCAATAATATTTTCACAAATTTACCAGTGATTATATTTGATGACTTTACTATGGCTAATAAATTTGTAGATTTTGATTTTAAAGTTAAATCATCAGCAATGAAAATTTTAAAACCAAAATCTAGTAAAATAAATTTAAAATTTATTTATGAGAGTATTCAATTAATAAAATATCCGAAAGGAGATGAACACAAAAGGTTTTGGATTTCTGAATATTCTAAAATAAATATAAAATACCCCTGTTTAGAAGAGCAAGAAAAAATCGCTAATTTTTTATCAGAAATAGATAACAAGATAAAAACGCTCAATACCAACATAGAAAATAATAAAGTCTTTAAAAAAGGCTTGTTACAAAAAATGTTCGTTTAA
- a CDS encoding type I restriction-modification system subunit M, with amino-acid sequence MSEEQQKLLEKKLWDIADLLRGKMDADDYRNYILGFIFFKYLSEKLELYANEILVTDNLIYNQLDEKADNDIIHEVKKACIKKLGYFLNPSELFTEIAKKGNNLNKEDDNSDTNTKLNENQEATEFFILEDLERILNNIEQSTMGNGSEDDFVRLFEDLDLTSSKLGRNVKARNQIIAKILTYLNEIDFKLQDTESDLLGDAYEYLIGEFASNAGKKAGEFYTPQEVSTILAKIVTSRTKRIKAVYDPTCGSGSLLLRVQKELGDKNNGSNIGMFYGQELNRTTYNLARMNMILHGVHYSQFDIKQENTLEEPQHIKIKLKADAIVANPPFSAKWSASNTFNTDDRFSQYGKLAPKTKADFAFVQHMIHHLSDDGIMATVLPHGVLFRGSSEAHIRRYLIEDRNYIDAVIGLPANIFFGTGIPTCILVIKKCREENEDVLFIDASNHFEKQGKDNKLLPEHINTIVNTYTNRTVTDKYSYKASLKEIAENDYNLNIPRYVDTFEEEPEIDIDQIADEIKALDIQITETDQRIADFCKQLQIKTPF; translated from the coding sequence ATGTCAGAAGAGCAACAAAAATTACTAGAAAAAAAATTATGGGATATTGCCGACCTACTTAGAGGTAAAATGGATGCTGACGATTACAGAAACTACATATTAGGTTTTATCTTTTTTAAATATTTATCTGAAAAATTAGAATTATATGCGAATGAAATATTAGTCACTGATAATTTAATTTACAATCAATTAGATGAAAAAGCAGACAACGATATTATTCATGAAGTAAAAAAAGCATGTATTAAAAAATTAGGTTATTTTTTAAATCCTTCGGAATTATTCACTGAAATTGCTAAAAAAGGAAACAACTTAAATAAAGAAGACGATAATTCAGACACAAATACCAAGCTCAACGAAAATCAAGAAGCTACAGAATTTTTTATTCTTGAAGATTTAGAACGCATCTTAAATAACATCGAACAAAGTACCATGGGGAACGGTTCGGAAGATGATTTTGTCCGTTTATTTGAAGACCTCGATTTAACATCGTCTAAATTAGGGCGTAATGTTAAGGCTCGTAATCAGATTATCGCTAAAATACTTACCTATTTAAACGAAATAGATTTTAAACTTCAAGATACCGAAAGCGATTTGTTAGGCGATGCTTACGAGTATTTAATTGGCGAATTTGCTTCTAATGCTGGAAAAAAAGCAGGCGAATTTTATACACCACAAGAAGTCAGTACTATTTTAGCTAAAATTGTTACTTCAAGAACAAAGCGTATAAAAGCCGTTTACGACCCTACATGCGGAAGTGGTTCGTTATTATTAAGAGTGCAAAAAGAATTAGGCGATAAAAATAACGGTTCTAATATTGGTATGTTTTACGGGCAGGAATTAAACCGTACTACTTACAATTTAGCACGTATGAATATGATTTTGCACGGCGTACATTATTCTCAATTTGACATTAAGCAAGAAAACACCCTAGAAGAACCTCAGCATATAAAAATAAAATTAAAAGCCGATGCTATTGTTGCCAATCCGCCGTTTTCTGCAAAATGGAGCGCGAGTAATACCTTTAATACTGACGACCGTTTTAGTCAGTACGGAAAATTAGCTCCAAAAACGAAAGCCGATTTTGCCTTTGTACAGCATATGATACATCATTTAAGTGATGACGGAATTATGGCAACCGTTTTACCGCACGGAGTTTTGTTTAGAGGTTCTTCCGAAGCACATATAAGACGTTATTTAATTGAAGACCGTAATTATATTGATGCCGTTATAGGATTACCTGCAAACATTTTTTTTGGTACGGGAATACCTACCTGTATTTTAGTTATCAAAAAATGTAGAGAAGAAAATGAAGACGTTTTATTTATTGATGCCAGTAATCATTTTGAAAAACAAGGGAAAGATAACAAGCTATTGCCCGAGCATATAAATACAATCGTAAATACCTACACTAACAGAACCGTTACAGATAAATACAGTTATAAAGCGAGTCTTAAAGAAATTGCCGAAAACGATTACAATTTAAACATCCCTCGTTATGTTGATACCTTTGAAGAAGAGCCAGAAATTGACATTGACCAAATTGCCGATGAAATAAAAGCCTTAGATATTCAAATTACAGAAACCGACCAACGAATTGCCGACTTTTGTAAACAACTGCAAATTAAAACCCCGTTTTAA